The Salinicoccus sp. RF5 region GGCATCAACGCTTTCTATATCACATGTTTTTATTTCCATCGTATCCTCCTCATTCAAATGAGTATTTGATTATATTATATCTAATTCCTATTGTTATTCAAGCATGTATTTGAATGAAGTTTATGTGTTAAACTATGGATAAAACAGAAAAAGGAAGGGTTCCAATGAAAATAGCAACCATAGGTTCAGGTTTCATCGTAGATCGTTTCATGGAGGCGGCCAGGCAGGTCGACGGAATAGAAGTATACGGTGTGTATTCACGTACAGAGGAGCGGGCGAAGGCGTTCGCAGAGAAGCATGCGGTTCAGAACTATTTTACAGATGTCGAAGCAATGCTTGCAGACCAAGGTTATGACACGGTCTATATTGCTTCGCCGAACAGTCTCCACTATGCATATGCGAAAGCGGCCCTAGAAGCGGGCAAGCATATCATATGTGAGAAGCCGTTCACTTCCACCGTGGAGGAACTCGAATCCCTCATCGAATTGAGCAGGGATAAGGGACTATTCCTTTTTGAAGCCGTAACAGGCATCCATCTGCCGCACTTCAAGGCAATTGAGCAGGAACTGCATAAGGTGGGGGACCTTAAAATCATCCAGGCGAACTACTCCCAGTACTCGAGCCGCTATGACAAACTGAAAGCCGGGGAGGTCCCGAACGTATTTAATCTGGAATTCTCAGGCGGAGCGCTCGCCGATCTCAATATCTACAATCTGCATTTCGTCGTCCGGCTGCTTGGCCGGCCGGAAGCGGTCACCTATGTCCCGAACAAATTTGAAGGGGGCGTCGATACATCCGGTGTCTGCGTGCTGCAGTATGGGAACAGTGTTGCCACATGCATCGGATCGAAGGATACAAAAAGCGAGAACAGTATCCTCCTCCAAGGGGACGCGGGATACATAAAAGTCAATGGTTCCGCCAATATCATCGACTCGGTCGAAGTGGTGGCCAATGGAGAGGAAGAATTGATCGATCTCGGACAGAATCCGAACAACATGGTTGCGGAGCTTGAAGATTTCGAAACGATGTATAGATCTAGGGACCACGGGGCGGCAGAAGCATGGCTTGAACACTCGGTGTCTGTGATGGAAACCTTCGAAAAGGCAAGGGAAAGTGCAGGCATCATCTATCCGGCCGACAGTAAGTGAGTCAGATCAGACTTTGAAGCAGTTGCTCCCTTATTCCGGAATCATAATACAAAATCTCCCGCCAAATTTCTGGCGGGAGATTTCTTTGTCTATGGCAGCACATGGCCGGCAGCCTTATAGATGCGGTACCATTCTTCCCGGGACAATGTGATATCCCCGGCTTTTGCGATGTCCTCGAGCCTTGATGTATTCGTTGTTCCGATGATGGTCTGCATATTGGCAGGGTGCCTGAGTATCCAGGCGACAGCGACTGCATTTTTGGTCAGTCTGTGGGAGTGGCCGATGTCTTCCAATACATCATTGAGCGTTCTGTATTTCGGGTCGTCCATGATGATGCCTTCAAAATAACCGTAATGGAAGGGCGACCATGCCTGCAGCGTAACGTCATTCAGACGGGAATGTTCAAGCAGCCCGCCGTCACGGTCTCCGGCACCTTCAAACGGTGTATTGGCCTGCATCCGGCTGTTGATCATATGTGGTGCACCAACCCCGAACTGAACCTGATTTGTAACGAGCTTATGGTCCGTATGCTTCTGCACGAAGTCGAACTGTGTGGTGTGGAAATTGCTGAGTCCAAAGTGCCTGACTTTACCGCTGTCATGCAGCCGGTCGAAGGCTTCTGCAATTTCTCCAGGCTCCATCAGTGCATCCGGCCGATGCAGCATCAGAAGGTCCAGGTAATCTGTACCGAGCCGTTCAAGAATGCCGTCGACGGAATCAAGGATATAATCTTTTGACAGGTCGTAGTATTGGTCTTCTTTTCTGTTGCTGTCTCCAGTGTGGCGGATGCCGCACTTGCTCTGGAGCAGTATATCCTCCCGACTCACTTCCGAAGTGAGCACTTTACTGAACTTGCGTTCGCATTCGCCGTCACCATAAATGTCAGCGTGGTCGAACAGGTTGATGCCGAGCTCGATCGCCCTGTTGATGTGCTTTGCAAGTGCACGGTCCTCCATATCGGCGATGCGCATGCATCCCAGTACGATTCTGGAAGCTTCGAGTGATGAGCCGCCAAGTTTAATCTTTTCCATTTACTATCACCTCGGATACATTCTACCATATGCGCTGGATGGTTAAATACGCATATATCTCCGCCTGGATCCAGTTCCCTTTCATTTTTGAATAGATGGGTGTATACCGGGTAAATATATGTTGAATACATCAAATAGCAAGGAGGATGGTTATGAGTAGAATGCAGTATGGCAGTGACTACAAGAAAATACCTGCGTATTCGATGGGAAGCGGCAGTGAGATGGAAGTGCTCCCGGACCTGTTCACCTATACGAATAAGATTGTGAATGTGCACATGGTCGGACATCCGCATGAAAAGCAGTTTGTGTTGGTGGATGCAGGACTTCCTGATTCCGCAGATGAAATCATAAAAGTGGTTGAAAAGCGCTTTGGAGAAGGTGCAAAGCCTGAAGCGATTGTTCTGACGCATGGACACTTCGACCACGTCGGTTCCATCATAGAACTGATCGAGAAATGGAATGTCCCCGTCTACGCCCATAAGATGGAACTGCCTTATCTCACAGGCCAGAAGCCCTATCCTGACCCGGACCCTACCGTTGAAGGCGGGATGATGGCGAAGACGGCACCGATGTTCCCGAAAGAGCCGATCGACCTTGCCAGGAATGTCTACGCGCTGCCGGCAGATGGTACTGTGCCGCACATGCCAAGTTTCGAGTGGATCCATACACCGGGCCATACCGATGGTCATGTATCCTTCTACCGTCAATCTGATGGTGCACTGATTGTCGGTGATGCGTTTGTGACCGTCCAGCAGGATTCCCTCTATAAGGTGATGGTCCAGAAGAAGGAGATCCAGGGGCCTCCGGTCTACTTCACGACAGATTGGGAAGCGGCCCGGGCGTCGGTGGAAAAATTGAAGTCCATCGAGCCGTATACGGCGGTGTTCGGACATGGGAAATCGCTCCAGGGTGAAGAGCTGCGTGAGGGGCTGCAGCATCTTGCCGCGAACTTTGATGACATTGCCATGCCTTCCCATGGCAGATACGTGGATGACGAAAAATAGAATATAGGTTTCAAGGCGTGCCGATATGCTCTATAATAGGGATAAAAAATCGAGGTAACCATATGAAGGTCTCTCAAATCCTATTGGGATTTTTAATCGCATCGGCACGCTTTTTATATAAAGAGGACAAAGATATCACCACTACATACTACACACACGAGTCGGAGCATGTGCCCTATGCCTTTGATGGGTATAAGATCATCCAGGTCTCGGATTTCCACAATGCCTGGTTCGGCTGGCGCTCCTCCAAACTGATCAGGAAGATCAGGAAAATTGACGGGGATGTGATATTCGTCACCGGGGACATCATCGACAGGCGTACACCGAACTTCCGCCGCTCCATGAATCTGGTCAGGCAACTGGTGGATATTCTGCCTACATATTATGTGACCGGCAACCACGAGGCGCATTATAGAAGATTCGATGAGCTGGAGCAGGCGATTGAAGCGTCGGGAATGCAGAACATCAGCAGACGAAACGACCGCCTCTACATCGGCAATGAGTATATCCGGCTGATCGGCATGGAAGACCTATGGTTCTATGGAGAAGATGGGGATCATCAGGTTAAGGAGGACTTTGAGAGGGATCTCGAACACCGCCTTGAAGGAAAGGGCGACCGCTTTACGATTGTACTCTCCCACCGCCCCGAACTGCTTGATGTATACGGCAAATATCCGGTGGACCTTGTATTCACAGGGCATGCGCATGGCGGTCAGATACGGCTGCCGGTCGTCAAAGGACTGTACGCCCCCCACCAGGGCGTCCTGCCGAAATATACCGAAGGGGTCCATGAGAAGAGCGGCACGCACATGGTCGTCAGCCGGGGGCTCGGCAACAGCCGGTTCCCATTCCGCGTATTCAACCATCCTGAAATCGTCGTGATGGAACTGAAAAGGAAGTAGGGGAGGACAATGGATAATCTGCTTGCATACAGTACAGTGGTGCTCGTGTTGGCCATGCTGCCGGGAGCGGACATGATGATCATCATGAAGAATACGCTGAACTATAACAGCAACGCCGGGAGAGTGACCATCCTTGGCATCATTCTCGGACATCTGTTCTGGACATTCATCGCAGTCATCGGACTGGCGGTCGTCATCGCAAATTCAATCCTTTTATTCAGCACAATAAAGTACATTGGAGCAGCCTACCTTGTCTACATAGGCATCAAGAGCTTCACAGCCGGTCAACTCGTTTCGATGAATGAACTGAAGGATGGGGGCGGTAGGGTGAAGGGGCATATGAAGGCATCCTTCAGGCAGGGACTCATCAGCAACATCTTCAATCCGAAAGTTCTGCTGCTCTATATCACCATCATGCCGCAGTTCATGACAGTTGGCGGAAGCATCGGGGAAAATCAGCAGCTGATCATACTCGCCGGCATACTGATTGGGATTTCTACAGTCTGGTTCCTCGTGGTCGTCGAACTTGTGAACATAATGAAGAGATGGCTCAAGAGCAGAACTTTCCAGAACTGGCTGTCGAAAGGCGCCGGAGTAGTCCTGATCCTATTCGGCATCAGGACGGCACTCGAGGCTTAGATATGGAAGAGCGACTGCAAGTTGGGGCTCCAATCCACAGTCGCAACGGAACGACTGCAAGTTGACCATCCAACTTCCATACCATTCAATACAAGAAAGAACACGGACGGCACATGCGCCATCCGTGTTCTTACTCTGTTCCAATCAATCATAGAAGATCATATCGATGGTGTCCGCTTCTGTAATGGACTCCGTCTTCTGCAGGTATTGTTCCATCTTGCCGAAATCAACTTCTGCACCGATGCCCGGTTCCCTATTGACTTCGACGACGCCGTCTTCAGCGACGACTTCCGGCGTGATGATATCTTCATACCAATACCGGCTGGATGAAGCGGTATCACCAGGCAGTGTGAAATTGCCGAGCGTTGTGATGGCGATGTTGTGCAGGCGTCCAACGCCTGCTTCGAGCATGCCGCCACACCATAGCGGGATGTCATGCTGCGCTGCCAGGTCGTGAATCTTTTTGGATTGGGTGATGCCGCCGACACGGCCGACTTTCACATTGATGATCCGGCAGCTCCCGAGTTCTATGGCACTGCGTGCTGCTTCATAGGAATCGATACTTTCATCGAGGCATATCGGCGTCTTGATTTCCTTCTGCAGTTTGGCATGATCGACAATATCTCCGGCAGCGAGGGGCTGTTCGATCATCATCAGGTTGAATTCATCGAGTGCCTTAAGCGTCTCCATATCATCGAGCGTATAGGCGGAGTTCGCATCCACCATGAGGGGGATATCGCCGAATCTCTCCCTGATTTTACGGACCATTTCCACGTCGCGTCCGGGTTTGATCTTCACCTTGATACGCTTGTACCCTTCGTCGACCTTCTCCTTCATTTTCTCGAGGAGCAGTTCATCCGTATCCTCTAGACCTAAGGAAACGCCGACGTCGACCTTCTCCTTTTTGCCTCCAATGGCTTCGGCAAGCGTCATGTTATTCTGTTTGGCGTAGAGGTCCCAGACGGCCCCTTCAATTGCCGATTTGGCCATGTTGTTCCGCTTGAATGGTTTAAAATTTTCCCAGACGTCATCCGGATGGTTGATTTCTTCATGGATGACGATTGGTGCGAAATACTTCTTAATCGCAATGATGGATGCGTCCATGAACTCCTCGGAATAGAGCGGGTCCTCCCCGGAGACGCATTCTCCAAAACCGGAGCGGCCGGTGTCATCTATCGCTTCAACGATTGTAATGTGACGATCCTGCTGTGTACCGAAGCTTGTCGTGAACGGTGTCTTCATCTTCATCAGGAGCTGGTGCAGTTTGATTTCTTTAATATTCATTGTTCTTCCTCCTATACTGGACCCCAGTTTATTGCTACAAGTACAATTATATAGATAATGCCGAGGACATACCAGATAAGTACAAGCGGTAGGGCGAACCTGAACCATTTTGTATATGGAACGCCTGCGATGGCAAGGTTTGCCATCAGGACGCCGGACAACGGTGTGATGATGTTGGTGAAGCCGTCACCCATCGTATAGGCCTGTACGGCAATCTGGCGCGGGAAGTCCATGATGTCTGCAAGCGGAGCCATGATCGGCATGACGATGGCGGCCTGGCCGCTGCCGGAAGTGACGATCAGGTTGAACAGGCCGTTGGCGATGAACATCATGATCGCCCCCATTGTGCTTGAGAAGGGATCCATGATGATGGCCATGAAATTGACGATACTGTCCAGGATCATGCCCTGCTCGAGCAGCACTACGATGGAACGGGCCATCCCAATGATGAGGGCGCCGTAGAGAACGGTATTCGCCCCTTCGATGAAAGTGGATATCATTTCATTCACATGGATTCTGCCGATGAGTGCCGTGGCCACCATGATGACGAGGAAGACGGCAGACATTTCACCAAGGCTCCAATCTGCCACGAAAACTCCCGTAACATAGGCCCCAATGCCTCCAGCCAATGCGAGAAGAACGAGAATGTGCTTCAGTTTCATATCCTGTTGGCCGAGACCTTCCGCCTCAGGTGGGTCTTTCGGGAAAGGGTTGTCCTTCAGTATGCCACGTTCAGGATCCTTTTTGATGCGGTTGGCATACCAGATGACATAGGCCATCGTTGCTGCAAGCGTGATAAGGTACATGACGACACGTTCTGGCGCGCCGGAGAAGAGTGGGATTTCGGCGATCTCCTGGGCAAAACCGATTGTGAGCGGATCGAGGATGGCTACACCGAATCCGACATAGGCCCCGAGATATATGATCGAGACCCCGATGATCGCATCCATCTTCATCGAGCGGGCAAGGATGATGCCAAGTGGGATGAAGGCTATGACAGCATTAACGATGATGCCGAGTGTGCCGAATATGGAGAACACGATCATGACGAGCGCGATGAGCAGCCATTCCTTATTCTTTGTGATGCGGATGATCTTAGTGACCAGTGCATCAATGGTACCGGTTTGTTCGATGACGGCGAATACACCGCCGATGATGAGAACGAGGAAGATCAGGTTCGCTGTACTGACGAGTCCCTCGACGATTGCGCTGAAGATATCGAGGAATCCGGCGGGGTTTGACTCGATGATGCTGTAGGTGCCTGGAATGATGACGTCGATGCCTTCTGCAGACTGTTCGGTTTCAAAGGTTCCTGCTGGAATTATGTATGTAGCTGCTGCTGCCAGCACGAGGAAGAAGAAAAGTATCGCGTAGGCATCCGGGAGGCGGAATCCTCTCTTTTCGCGTTTTCCATCCTTTTCTTCAGTCGAATCATTGTTGCTCATAATCAAATACCCCCCTTGTTTGAATTTTCAAGTAATTTATAATGTATTATAAGGAAGAGTGAATGATTATTCAATGGTTTGTATGAAAGGAGATAAAAACGTGATTGAAGAAAAAATGAAAGAAGTTTTCGAACATATGCATGCGCACCCTGAACTGAGCTATGAGGAGACGGAGACGACGGCGTACATATACGACTACCTGGAGGATGCTGGATTCAGCCCTGTCAAATTCAGCAATACGACAGGGCTCTATTGCGATGTCGGGAATTTTGATGAAGGCAACCCAATCATCGGCATCCGGGCGGATATAGATGCACTGTTCCAGGAAGTGGATGGCGTCAAGCAGGCCAATCATTCCTGTGGCCATGATGCGCACACTTCGATGGTCATCGGTACGATGCTGAAAATAAAGGATGACCCTGCGCTTGAATCGAGAGGCGTGCGCTTTATCTTTCAGCCGGCGGAAGAGGTCGGGACGGGTGCGCTGTCCGTTGTGGACGAAGGGGTCGTGGATGACCTGGACTACTTTTTCGGCATCCATTTGAGACCGATAGAGGAGGCCGTCAATGGATTTGCCGCACCGAGCATCGAGCATGGTGCTGCCGGGTCGGTTGAATTCAAGATCGTCGGTGAGGATGCACATGGTGCGAGGCCGCACCTGAATCATAATGCCATCGAGGTCGGTACGGATATCGTCAATATGCTCTCCAAAATACACATCAATCCTGTCGTCCCCTCCTCGGTCAAGATGACGCGCTTCCTCGCCGGAGGCAAGTCGCTGAACATCATACCGGGGAGTGCTGAATGCGGGATTGATATGCGTGCGCAGACAAACGAGCAGATGGAGAAGCTGAAAGAGCGCGTCTTCACCATTTTGAGGAATATAGAGGAAATATATGATGTGAAGATCGAAGATATGGAGTTCTCCGGCATTGTTGCGAGCGAGAGTCACCAGGACGCAATTGATGTACTCCGCAACTCGATAGTGGACGTGCTTGGAGAGGAGAAGTGCCTTGAGCCGATCATTACAAGTGGCGGGGATGATTTCCACTACTATACTGTCAAGATGCCGGAATTGAAAGGTGCCATGCTCGGGCTCGGCTGTGATCTGAAGCCGGGGCTCCATCACCCGAATATGACGTTCGAACATTCTGCGCTGTCAAACGGGGCGGAGATACTGTATCAGGCGATACTGAATGTGAAATGATCCGTGGAAAGAGGGGATGGCATGATGAGGGGGATTGTTTTATTGATGATTCTCGTCCTTGGAGCATGCAGCAATGAAGCGTCGAGTAATGGTC contains the following coding sequences:
- a CDS encoding Gfo/Idh/MocA family protein — its product is MKIATIGSGFIVDRFMEAARQVDGIEVYGVYSRTEERAKAFAEKHAVQNYFTDVEAMLADQGYDTVYIASPNSLHYAYAKAALEAGKHIICEKPFTSTVEELESLIELSRDKGLFLFEAVTGIHLPHFKAIEQELHKVGDLKIIQANYSQYSSRYDKLKAGEVPNVFNLEFSGGALADLNIYNLHFVVRLLGRPEAVTYVPNKFEGGVDTSGVCVLQYGNSVATCIGSKDTKSENSILLQGDAGYIKVNGSANIIDSVEVVANGEEELIDLGQNPNNMVAELEDFETMYRSRDHGAAEAWLEHSVSVMETFEKARESAGIIYPADSK
- a CDS encoding aldo/keto reductase family oxidoreductase yields the protein MEKIKLGGSSLEASRIVLGCMRIADMEDRALAKHINRAIELGINLFDHADIYGDGECERKFSKVLTSEVSREDILLQSKCGIRHTGDSNRKEDQYYDLSKDYILDSVDGILERLGTDYLDLLMLHRPDALMEPGEIAEAFDRLHDSGKVRHFGLSNFHTTQFDFVQKHTDHKLVTNQVQFGVGAPHMINSRMQANTPFEGAGDRDGGLLEHSRLNDVTLQAWSPFHYGYFEGIIMDDPKYRTLNDVLEDIGHSHRLTKNAVAVAWILRHPANMQTIIGTTNTSRLEDIAKAGDITLSREEWYRIYKAAGHVLP
- a CDS encoding MBL fold metallo-hydrolase yields the protein MQYGSDYKKIPAYSMGSGSEMEVLPDLFTYTNKIVNVHMVGHPHEKQFVLVDAGLPDSADEIIKVVEKRFGEGAKPEAIVLTHGHFDHVGSIIELIEKWNVPVYAHKMELPYLTGQKPYPDPDPTVEGGMMAKTAPMFPKEPIDLARNVYALPADGTVPHMPSFEWIHTPGHTDGHVSFYRQSDGALIVGDAFVTVQQDSLYKVMVQKKEIQGPPVYFTTDWEAARASVEKLKSIEPYTAVFGHGKSLQGEELREGLQHLAANFDDIAMPSHGRYVDDEK
- a CDS encoding metallophosphoesterase, encoding MGFLIASARFLYKEDKDITTTYYTHESEHVPYAFDGYKIIQVSDFHNAWFGWRSSKLIRKIRKIDGDVIFVTGDIIDRRTPNFRRSMNLVRQLVDILPTYYVTGNHEAHYRRFDELEQAIEASGMQNISRRNDRLYIGNEYIRLIGMEDLWFYGEDGDHQVKEDFERDLEHRLEGKGDRFTIVLSHRPELLDVYGKYPVDLVFTGHAHGGQIRLPVVKGLYAPHQGVLPKYTEGVHEKSGTHMVVSRGLGNSRFPFRVFNHPEIVVMELKRK
- a CDS encoding LysE family translocator is translated as MDNLLAYSTVVLVLAMLPGADMMIIMKNTLNYNSNAGRVTILGIILGHLFWTFIAVIGLAVVIANSILLFSTIKYIGAAYLVYIGIKSFTAGQLVSMNELKDGGGRVKGHMKASFRQGLISNIFNPKVLLLYITIMPQFMTVGGSIGENQQLIILAGILIGISTVWFLVVVELVNIMKRWLKSRTFQNWLSKGAGVVLILFGIRTALEA
- the menC gene encoding o-succinylbenzoate synthase gives rise to the protein MNIKEIKLHQLLMKMKTPFTTSFGTQQDRHITIVEAIDDTGRSGFGECVSGEDPLYSEEFMDASIIAIKKYFAPIVIHEEINHPDDVWENFKPFKRNNMAKSAIEGAVWDLYAKQNNMTLAEAIGGKKEKVDVGVSLGLEDTDELLLEKMKEKVDEGYKRIKVKIKPGRDVEMVRKIRERFGDIPLMVDANSAYTLDDMETLKALDEFNLMMIEQPLAAGDIVDHAKLQKEIKTPICLDESIDSYEAARSAIELGSCRIINVKVGRVGGITQSKKIHDLAAQHDIPLWCGGMLEAGVGRLHNIAITTLGNFTLPGDTASSSRYWYEDIITPEVVAEDGVVEVNREPGIGAEVDFGKMEQYLQKTESITEADTIDMIFYD
- a CDS encoding YfcC family protein gives rise to the protein MSNNDSTEEKDGKREKRGFRLPDAYAILFFFLVLAAAATYIIPAGTFETEQSAEGIDVIIPGTYSIIESNPAGFLDIFSAIVEGLVSTANLIFLVLIIGGVFAVIEQTGTIDALVTKIIRITKNKEWLLIALVMIVFSIFGTLGIIVNAVIAFIPLGIILARSMKMDAIIGVSIIYLGAYVGFGVAILDPLTIGFAQEIAEIPLFSGAPERVVMYLITLAATMAYVIWYANRIKKDPERGILKDNPFPKDPPEAEGLGQQDMKLKHILVLLALAGGIGAYVTGVFVADWSLGEMSAVFLVIMVATALIGRIHVNEMISTFIEGANTVLYGALIIGMARSIVVLLEQGMILDSIVNFMAIIMDPFSSTMGAIMMFIANGLFNLIVTSGSGQAAIVMPIMAPLADIMDFPRQIAVQAYTMGDGFTNIITPLSGVLMANLAIAGVPYTKWFRFALPLVLIWYVLGIIYIIVLVAINWGPV
- a CDS encoding amidohydrolase; its protein translation is MIEEKMKEVFEHMHAHPELSYEETETTAYIYDYLEDAGFSPVKFSNTTGLYCDVGNFDEGNPIIGIRADIDALFQEVDGVKQANHSCGHDAHTSMVIGTMLKIKDDPALESRGVRFIFQPAEEVGTGALSVVDEGVVDDLDYFFGIHLRPIEEAVNGFAAPSIEHGAAGSVEFKIVGEDAHGARPHLNHNAIEVGTDIVNMLSKIHINPVVPSSVKMTRFLAGGKSLNIIPGSAECGIDMRAQTNEQMEKLKERVFTILRNIEEIYDVKIEDMEFSGIVASESHQDAIDVLRNSIVDVLGEEKCLEPIITSGGDDFHYYTVKMPELKGAMLGLGCDLKPGLHHPNMTFEHSALSNGAEILYQAILNVK